CAcaacaacaatcgccaggagaggCATTTCGACACTGGTGAAAAAGTCTGAGTGAGGAAATTCACAAATGGTCCCGCATGGAGAGCGGAAACGGTAGAGTCCAGGACAAGGCCTGTGTCTTACTGGGTACGCGTGGGAGAGGCTGTCTTAGGAAAGCACCTAGATCACCTAGGTGTGGGCCTCAAATTCATCACCCGTCCCAGAGCCGATTCAGCCCAGCGTCTTCCCCAGTGGGCCAGCCCCGCCTTTTCGGACCCCTGGTGAGAACCTCAGATTCCGAGATAGAGCTGTGGATGAAGCCGTGGCTGTTCCCCTACAGCCGGAAGGAGAAGGCGAATTGGCCCTCTGGTGCTCATGACGGAAGAGACAGGCGCCTAGTAGATACAGCCCTCCTACGTTGGATACCGAATTGGAGGATCCGGGCCCAGCGCTGAAACGGAGGAAGAGACCCGTGAGGTGCTCGGACCACAGGGATTCCTCGCACCTTGGCGGGGAGGAGTGTAATTACTtgagtcaggccattgaggttggcctattggagtacaaactccctgattaaggatccaattgatgggccaattagagagtctttgccttgtacttaacagggagtgtcagttcctctgatacCCCCGaagatagactgctaactgctagcactctgtgtactgttgtaaataaagggattttggtgaagggacttctgcctccgcagacttattacaaTCACTAAGATTAAGACAATCCCATCAGCTGCTTCTCTCTTTTCCACAAGTCCACCGGCATAAACTGTCTCTAAAGATCCCCCTTGTCTGAACCCTGAAGCCACATCTTTATCCAGTTTTTCTCctatctcccctcctcccctctcagtTCACATTGTCCATGAGGTGCACCATCTGCTCCACTGACTCTATTTCCATTAAACTGCTGATCACCCAACCTCTCCATGTTCACTGATGTTGTTAACCATTCTCTCTCCTGAATTACTGTCCCTCTCCCATCCAAATCTGCATTCTTCATCCCATCCCCAAAAACAAAACTGTTATGCCATCATCCTTGCAAATTACTGCCCTATCGCCACCCTCAGTCTCATGTCCACACTGTTCAAGATGCAGTCCCCTGCCAGATACTGACATTCTCAGTACGAACAGGGTAGGATGTGTTTGGAGACAGGATGCCCCAGTTCCCCACCCTGGGATTTTTAGCGTGAACAGGTGGGATGTGTTTGGAGAAAGCATGCCCCAGTTCCCCACCCTGGGATTCTctatatagtcatagaggtttatagcatggaaactggcTCTTTTGTTAACcattaagcgagtcccaattacctgtgtctggcccatatccctctatatcaatcttacccatgtaactgttgaaatgctttttaaaagacaaaactgtacctgtctctactactgcctctggcagctcattccagacactcaccttcctctgtgtgaaaagaattgctcctctggaccctttagtatctctcccctttcaccttaaacctttgcgtTCTAAttttagactaccctaccttttggaaaagatgttgactatctcacttatctatgcccctcattattttatagatctctataagatcacccctaagcttcctactCTCCAGGGAAAACATCCCAGTCAATTCGGCctttctttataactcaaaccatcaagtcccggtagaatcctagtaaatcttttctaaacTCTTTCTAGtctaatgatatcctttctataatagggcgaccagaactgtacacagtattccaagtgtggctttaccaatgtcttgtacagcttcccaactcctgtattcaatgttctgtaagaagtctcacaacaccaggttaaagtccaacaggtttatttggtagcaaaatccactagctttcggagcgctgtcctttgtcaggtaagtgttctgaccagtgaaaccaaacatgcctaatgccttcttcaccaccctatccacctgtgactccaatttcaaggagctgtgaacttgtacccctagatcccttttttctataactctccccaatgccataccataaactgagtaagtcctgccctggttcgatctatcaaaatgcatcacctcgcatttatctaaattaaactgcatctgctattcatcagcccactggcccaattgatcaagatcccattgcaatcctagataaccgtcTTCACTGCTATGCcattaatcttggtgtcatctgcaaacttactaaccatgcctcctaaattctcatccaaatcattcatataaatgacaaataatagtggacccagcaccgatccctgaggcacaccgctggtcacaggcctccaaagaacaatacagcacaggaacaggcccttcggccctccaagcccgcactgctccctggtccaaatgagaccattcctttgtatccctccattcccactccattcatgtggctatctagataagtcttaaacgttcccagtgtgtccgcctccaccaccttgcccggcagcgcattccaggcccccaccaccctctgtgtaaaatacgtccttctgatatccatgttaaacctccccccctcaccttgaacctataacccctcgtgaacgtcaccaccgacctgggaaaaagcttcccaccgttcaccctatctatgcctttcataattttatacacctctattaggtcacccctcatcctccgtctttccagtgagaacaaccccagtttacccaatctctcctcataactaagtccttccataccaggcaacatcctggtaaacctctgcactctctctaaagcctccacgtccttctggtagtgtggcgaccagaattgggtgcagtattccaaatgcaaagTTTGAAAAACAAGCGTCTACAATCACTCTCAGCCTTCTATCATCAAGTTAATTtggtatccaattggctacctcaccctggatcccatgagatttaaactTATGAACCAACATGGCACGAATCAAATCCAGcatcccggattgcctggatccactacagttcgcctaccgctgcaacaggtccagcaTTCGCCATCTTCCtcgctctgcactcaaccctggagcacctagacaacaaagacacctatgtcagactcctatttattgactacagctcagccttcaacacattaattctacaaaactcatctccaaactccatagccggggcctcggctcctccctctgcaacttgatcctgaacttcctaacccacagatcacaatcagtaaggataggcaacaacacctccacaatcatcctcaacatcggtgtccCACACGGCTGTGTCCTTAGTCCCCCTACTATACttttatacctatgactgtggccaaatccccctccaacttgattttcaagtttgctggtgacaccaccatagtgggttggatctcaaacaatgccgaaacagtgaactggtgcggcaacaataatctcaccctcaatgtcaacaaaatgaaggagattgtcaacaacttcaggaagcgtagtggagaacatgccccatctacatcaatggggacgaagtagaaatggtcaagagcttcaagtttttagtgtccagatcaccaacaatctgtcctggtccccccatcctgacgctatagttaagaaagcccatcaacgcctctactttctcagaagactaaggaaatttggcctgtcagcaatgactctcaccagcttttacagatgcaccatagaaagcattctttctggtgtatcacagcttggtatggctcctgatcggcaagaaactacaaaatgtcgtgaatgtagcccaatccatcatacaaatcagcctcccatccattgatacagtctacatttcccgctgcctcggaaaagcagccagcataattaaggacatactctgggcatactctcttccaccttcttccgtcgggaaaaagatacaaaggtctgaggtcacgtaccaaccaacttaagaacaggttctttgctgctgccatcagacttttcaatggacctacctcgcactaagttaatatttctctgcaccctcgctgtgactgtaacactacattctgcactctcctttccttctctatgaatggtatgctttgtctgtacagtgcgcaagaaacaatactgttcactgtatactaatacatgtgacaataaatcaaatcaaacctaccacgcggtaccttgtcaaaggccttactaaagtccatgtcgataacatcaactgcactgccctcatctaccttcttggttacccccttcaaaaaactcaatcaaattcatgagacatgattttccagtcacaaagccatgctgactgtccctaatcagtccttgcctctctaaatgactgtagatcctgtctctctgaataccttctaacaacttactcactacaggtgttaggctcactggcttgtagttcccaggcttttccctacagcccttcttaaacaaatgcacaatatttgccacccttcaatcttcaggcaccttacctgtggctgtcgatgattcaaatatctctgctagaggacccgcaatttcctccctagcttcccacaacatcctgggataaaCTTAATCAGGTCGCGgggatttaaagttaaagtttatttatttgtcacaagtgaggcttacattagcactgcaatgaagttactgtgatattcaccacactccggcgcctgttcaggtcaatgcagctaaccatcacgtctttcagactgtggaaggaaactggagcaccgaggaaacccacgcagacacagggataatgtgcaaactccacacagacagcgactcaagccgagattcgaacccgggtccctggcgctgtgaggcagctgtgctaaccactgtgcctccatgctgccccaatttatctaccttgatgcactttaagacttccagcacctccttctctgtaatatgtacactcctcaagacatcactatttatttccccatgttccctaacatccatgcctttctcaatagtaaatactgatgagaaatattcttttagtgtctcatccatctcttgtgtatCTGCACATAGATACCTTGTTAATCCTTAAAAGGCTGTATTCTGtccctcgttactcttttgcattttatgtatttgtggaagctctttggattctctgccaaaacaatctcgtgaccCCATTTtgacctcctgatttctttctaatCTCTACTCCgataccctctatactcttcaagggattcacttgatcccagcagtCTATGCTTGTCATATgcttcctccttcttcttgaccagggcctcaatatcccgagtcatccagtgttccctaattctaccagccttgcccttcactctaaaaggacaCTGAACCCCGgttaacacttttgaaagcctcccatttatCACCCGACCAGGGTGGGATGTGTTTGGAGACAGGATGTCCCAGTTCTCCACCATGGGattctcactgtaaacaggatGAGGTGTGTTTGGAGAGACAATGTCCCCATTATCTACCCTGGGATTCTCTGTGTGAACGGGGTGGGATGTATTTGGAGACAGGGTGTCCCAGTTCTGCACCctgggattttcagtgtgaaCAGGGTGGGATGTGTTTGGAGACAGGATGTCCCAGTTCTCCACCTTtaaagggacagagggaggacCAGCTGGGCTGAATGACGCTGCTTTCTATCAGCACTGCAGTCCCTAGTAACCATCCTCCCTGATCAGTTTATATTTcctaataaagttttaaagttgctGATACTGGAATCTTGAACCTGCTGATTAATAAGACAAGATGTTAACAAGAATCTTCCACTTCTTTCCTCTTCTTCTGCAATTTATAAACCATCACCATTTAGTCTATATTTATCTGTTTTAACTGATGAAATGCATCATCTCATACTTTTCTGTATTAAATATTATCTGGTATTTTCCTGTCCCATTAAATCTCTAAATTCTTCCAGTTTGGATAATTTTAAACACAGAGTTTGCAGGCGGGATTTTTGCggatgtttaaaaaaggaggtagacaaaaggcgggtaactataggctggttagtttaacttctgaagtagggaaaatgcttgaatctatcaacaaggaagaaatagcgagacatctggatataaattgtcccattggtaagatgcagcatgggttcatgaagggaaggtcatatttgactaatttggtggaattatttgagaacattacatgtgcagtggacaatggggaacctgtggatgtggtgtatctggatttccagaaggcatttgacaagatgccgcaccaaagactgctacataagataaaggtgcacggtgttatgggtaatatattagcatgcatagaggattggttaactaacagaaaacaaagagtgggggtaaatgggtgtttttctggttggtgatcagtgactagtggtgtgcctcagggatcagtgttgggactgcaattgttcacgatttacatagatgatttggagttggggaccaagtgtagtgtgtcaaaattcgcagatgacaccaagatgggtggcagagcaaagtgtgcagaggacgctgaaagtctgcaaagggatatttgaaataatagaaaccctgcagtacagaaagaggccatttggcccattgagtctgcaccgaccacaatcccacccaagccctacccccatatccctacatattttacccacaaatccctctaacctacacatctcaggacactaaggggcaatttaagcatagccaatcaacctaacccaatcaACAATCAATCAAcctatatagatagtctaagtgagtgggtgagggtctggcagatggagtacaatgttggtaaatgtgaggtcatccattttagtaggaataacagcaaaatgggctattatttaaatggtaaaaaattgcagcatactgctgtgcagagggaccttagtgtccttgtgcaggaatcacaaggagttagtatgcaggtgcagcaggtagttaagaaggcaaatggaatttttgtccttcgttgctagagggatggagtttaaaaacagcaaggttatgttgcaggtgtataaggtgctagtgaggccacacctggagtactgtgtacagttttggtctccttacttgagaaaggatatactggcactggagggggcgcagaggagattcactaggttgattccggagttgtgacggttgggttatgaggagagactgagtagactggggctgtactcattggaattcagaagaatgaggggagatcttatagaaacacataagattatgaagggaatagataagatagaagcagggaagttgttccactggcaggtgaaactagaactagggggcatggcctcaaaataaggggaagcagatttaggactgagttgaagaggaaattCACaccaagggctgtgaatctgtggaattccctactcaGTGAAGccgttgaggctatctcattgaatgtttttaaagctagggtagatacatttttgaacagtaaaggaattaagggttatggtgagcgggcgggtaagtggagctgagtccacaaaaagatcagccatgatcttactgaatagcggagcaggcttgaggggccagatggcctaatcctgctcctcgttcttctgttcttaaaccgtcacaatgcccggctgattgacggcagctcgggACCAATAAGAAGGGAGGGACGGGACTGGAGGCCCGAgcaggagcggctggtcctccaaccaatcggagaaAATGAGGAGCGGtgctgggagtggagcatgcgtAGTGTGAGTAATGGCGATGGAGGAGGTTGAATTTACTTCGAGTCGGTAAGTGGGTTAAATCGCGGGCTGGAGCGGTCGATGTAACCGGCGGGTGGGCGGGGAGGCTTCGTAAACATTTTGTTTAAACAGTGAACCCCGAAAATGAAATTCCCGATCATCCATTTGCAGCGGAGCcgcagtttccttttctccagTTGCAGACTCGAGTTCACGGCCGCCATGTTTACCGTGAACATTGTGCGGCAGTGAATCTGCACCGTCGGCATCTTTTGTCAGGGGCAATATGGGATATCACACATGTGCTGTCCCCTTGTTTATTGGAGGCAATGTTTTTTCAGTGTTCAATGACAATGGGAACAACTTGTCGATCAAACTGCTTCGTAGTCTGAGTTACAGTGTCTGATTGAGGCATAACAACAATCTATGTCTGAGTAAATGGTATTTTATATTCTACTTCTAATGTTATAAAATTTCCCAAGTCATTTCACAGAAATATAACAAAGtaacatttgacactgagccacaaatcatagaaacatcaCTAATGATGGAGTGATTAACATGAGGGATgtggaagaggccagaattaaatgaGTGTAGAGATCTTGAATGGTGTgtggctgtaggaggttacagagaccggGATGGTCACATGGagaaaaacaaggatgagaatttttgctGCTTCTTAACATAGAACCTTTGTAAGTCAGTGAGATCAGGGGTAAACAAGACTCTGTGTGAGTAAGCATGCAGACAGCAgagtttggatgagctcaagatTATAGGGAAGTTGAATGTGAGAGGTCGGCCGGTGTGTCAGCATAGTTAATTTTGGAGGTAAGAAAGGAATAGGTGAGAGTTTCAGCagtagatgagctgagactgtgaTGGAGTCGggcaatgttactgaggtggGAATAGGGCAGTCTTGGTGATGATGTGGATATGCAGTTGAAAGCTCCTCTtagggtgaaatatttcaccgtgATTGTGAACAGTCCGGTTCAGAGTCAAGACAGGGAGAGAATGGAGTCAGTGCCtaaggagtggagtttgtagcagGGTTTGAAGTCaaaggcttcagtcttcccaatacttGCACAGAAGAAATTTCAACTCATCCCGTCCTGGCTGTCAGACAAGTCAGAACAGTGTATGACttagaattacagaatccctacagtgcagaaggaggccattcagcccatggaacctatactgacaacaatcctaactagaccctatcccctcaaccctacatatttaccctgctaatatccctgacgggggtaatttagcatgtccaattaacctaatccgcacatgtctgggctgtgggaggaaactggagcacctagaggaaacacacagggggagaacgtgcaaactttgcacacaaatccatggccagaattgaacctaggtcccagtgctatgaggcagcagtcctacccactgtgccaacatcctgccccttggaggggaacatgtatGTGATGGTGTTCACATTCACTTGCCATCCTGGCCCTTCTAGGTTGTGGAGGTGGTTTCGGGCTCGGGAGATTCTGTCAGATTTCCAGTCAAGCTAAATGTATATAAAAtctctctccttcaccctctgcttCCCTCACCTGTTATGAAGGCCACGTTGGGTGGtgggttcccttccctgaaggacattagcaaaccagttgggtttttacaattgttgggcagcatggtggcacagtggttagcactgctggctcacaatgccagggacctgggttcgatttccagcttgggtcactgtctgtgtggactttgcacgttctccccgtgtctgcatgggtttcctcgggtgctccagtttcctcccacattccaaagatgtgcgggttaggttgattgaccatgctaaattgcccctagtgtcagggggactagcagggtatatAAGCggagttacgagaatagggcctgggtgggattgtggtctgtgcagactcgatgggccaaatggcctccttccgcactgtatgattctatgaataatccagcagctttcatgaTCACCTTTTCccagtgccggccccacaaattaccagattcattcagctcaatttcacaacctgcccttgtgtttttgtgggttctctcttactcccttttttctgttttaaatcaatttcacagggtattagaaggggaggatttgcagtcgAAAAACTCAacccaaacatcacatcaggatcaggCAGAGTCACCCAATTTATCAACACCTGAATCTTTtcagattttgaacatggaaggaaaaagcaccgatCAGAGCGGGGAGATGGGCTGGAAATGTGAGGATAGCGGGAAGGAATTCAATTTCCCATCTGAGATAGAAACGCATCAGCCTAGTTACACTGGAGAGAGTCCGTTCATGTGCTActtgtgtgagaagggattcacacgTTCATCCGGTCTGGAGAAACATCTGCGAGTTCAtacgggggaggggctgtttatctgctccgagtgtgggaagcgattcactcggTCTTctcatctgctgagacaccagcaagttcatattaaggagaagccgttcacttgttctgagtgtgggaagggattcagccggTCATCccgtctgctgagacaccagcgagttcaccccGGGCAGGCACGTTTGTCCagttccgagtgtgggaagggatttactcagccaTCCAACCGTCTGAAACACTCAAGAGTTAAAACTCGGGAGAGACTATTCACTtgttccaagtgtgggaagggattttgtCGTTCGTCCAccttgctgagacaccagaaaGTCCACAAGTGACTCAGAGAGAATTCTGATCTAAGTCACATCCGCAAACAAACTCCATTTATTCTGATGGGTCTGATTTGTTTGTGAGTTGGCTTTCTTTCTGTCGCTGATAACCCTGCAACTGGGCTGTAGATTATGTTGATATTTAATGAATTGTTGTTGTTTCTGACACTGATAATGTCCCTGTTACTGGGCTGTAGGTTAATATGTTGATATCTGTCGAATGAAAGATTGTTGCAGACACAGACAATCCATACCTTATTTTTCCCATAATAAAATATAAATTGATGTCCTGATACCGGCTTGTTCATTTTTGGATATTTCCTTCTGTCTCTAACTCCAGATTAAACATGTAACCATTTGAATTAGGAGCAGTAGACCAGTTGGCCCCTCAATCCTGCTCTGCCCTTTAATAAGTTCATGGTTGATACTATTTCAACCCCAGTCTACCGCGATAACCTTTTACAGGAATCTATCTGCCTCtaccataaaaatattcaaagacttctTCAGCTGCCTTTTAAGTAAACTAGTTCCCAAGACTCTGAACCCTCGGAGAACAAAATTCACcgtatctctgtcctaaatgaacaactccttatttttaaacagtgaccactcgttctagattttcccacaagaggaaacatcctttgcaGATCCACCCTGCAAAGACTCCTCAGGAACTCTTAAGTTTCAATCCAgtcacttcttactcttctaaactctagggaaTAAAAGCctggtctgtccaacctttcctcattaaacAACTCCCCCATTCCAGTTattattctggtaaaccttctctgaactgcttccaatgtactTACACATTTCCTTAAATAGGGAGACCgatactgtat
Above is a genomic segment from Mustelus asterias chromosome 23, sMusAst1.hap1.1, whole genome shotgun sequence containing:
- the LOC144510495 gene encoding uncharacterized protein LOC144510495, with translation MAMEEVEFTSSRVLEGEDLQSKNSTQTSHQDQAESPNLSTPESFQILNMEGKSTDQSGEMGWKCEDSGKEFNFPSEIETHQPSYTGESPFMCYLCEKGFTRSSGLEKHLRVHTGEGLFICSECGKRFTRSSHLLRHQQVHIKEKPFTCSECGKGFSRSSRLLRHQRVHPGQARLSSSECGKGFTQPSNRLKHSRVKTRERLFTCSKCGKGFCRSSTLLRHQKVHK